In Primulina eburnea isolate SZY01 chromosome 3, ASM2296580v1, whole genome shotgun sequence, one DNA window encodes the following:
- the LOC140825380 gene encoding probable cinnamyl alcohol dehydrogenase 1 — MAATANGECLGWAARDTSGFLSPYDFNRRSVGSDDVAISIMYCGICYADVIWSRNKLGTSKYPLVPGHEISSVVREVGTNVQRFKVGDHVGVGTSVNSCRECEFCDDHRENLCSKRVHTFDGVDSDGTITKGGYSSYIVVHERYCFNVPEKYPLELAAPLLCAGITVYTPMLRHGMNQPGKSLGIIGLGGLGHLAVKFGKAFGLKVTVFSTSVSKKEESLNVLGADDFVISSDEKAMAALTNSLDFIINTASGDISFDSFLPLLKTSGVLVLVGFPSEVKFSPVHLVPAARSISGSVTGGTKQTQEMLNFCASHKIYPQIEMIPIQYVNEALERLIKKDVKYRFVIDIANSLK, encoded by the exons ATGGCTGCCACTGCAAACGGAGAATGCCTTGGATGGGCCGCCAGAGATACCTCCGGATTCCTATCTCCTTACGATTTCAACCGCAG GTCTGTTGGAAGTGATGATGTTGCAATTAGCATAATGTACTGTGGGATATGTTATGCTGATGTTATCTGGTCCAGAAACAAACTTGGAACTTCAAAGTATCCTTTAGTTCCTGG GCACGAGATCTCCAGTGTAGTACGAGAGGTTGGTACCAATGTTCAACGCTTTAAAGTGGGAGACCATGTCGGAGTTGGAACATCTGTTAATTCTTGCAGAGAGTGTGAGTTTTGTGATGATCACCGAGAAAATCTTTGCTCAAAGCGTGTCCATACTTTTGATGGGGTTGATTCCGATGGTACCATAACCAAAGGGGGCTATTCTAGCTATATTGTAGTTCACGAAAG GTATTGCTTCAATGTACCTGAAAAATATCCTCTAGAATTAGCAGCACCATTGCTTTGTGCTGGAATAACAGTTTACACCCCCATGTTGAGGCATGGAATGAATCAACCAGGCAAATCTTTGGGGATTATAGGCCTAGGTGGACTTGGCCACCTGGCCGTAAAGTTTGGTAAGGCATTTGGATTAAAAGTAACGGTATTTAGCACGAGCGTTTCCAAGAAAGAAGAGTCTTTGAACGTTCTTGGAGcagatgattttgttatttcttCTGATGAAAAGGCAATGGCG GCTTTGACTAATTCATTGGACTTCATTATAAACACAGCATCTGGTGATATCTCCTTCGATTCATTTCTGCCATTGTTGAAGACCAGTGGTGTACTTGTGTTGGTGGGATTTCCAAGTGAAGTGAAATTTAGTCCTGTGCACCTCGTTCCAG CTGCGAGGAGCATTTCAGGAAGTGTAACAGGTGGAACCAAGCAAACCCAAGAAATGTTGAATTTCTGTGCTTCCCACAAAATTTACCCTCAAATAGAAATGATACCGATTCAATACGTGAACGAGGCCTTGGAGAGGCTGATAAAGAAGGATGTGAAGTATCGTTTTGTGATCGACATTGCTAATTCActgaagtga
- the LOC140828011 gene encoding transcriptional regulator STERILE APETALA gives MSRSELLWQNLTCRVWNITHLVRNTWREEYIYRHQTACNFLLHRNIYFTLHFIPTDNNNNDDDGLSCRRLALSDHHLAAGFADGAVHLFHLPTRLHLSTFYPQHRDRLGRFSSAVSGIILSDIRLVFATLDGDIHMAVITGVNPLRRAYLGDVVNDGALVDFTGCNRWWVGLYAGVPGRSFHIWNSETEELVFVGGILTDPEAVMGWHLLTELTDLIGRIRVTSHHLAVACTSLRLIVFDLENQGLVLSDEEYRRGITVGSFDCNDDSAMITDRRGATSVRHVPDMVVSCRLRGASQREILGCINGGYGLTCAGGIIRVWEIQHGNFLYSLREGIGECNALIADERYVAACSADATIHVWDFGVQ, from the exons ATGTCTCGTTCTGAACTTCTATGGCAGAATCTAACATGTCGTGTTTGGAATATCACACATCTTGTCCGTAATACTTGGCGAGAAGAGTATATATATCGCCACCAGACGGCCTGTAACTTCCTGTTACACAGAAATATATACTTCACCCTTCATTTTATCCCAACAGATAACAACAACAATGATGATGACGGTCTCTCTTGCCGCCGCTTGGCTCTTTCAGATCATCACCTTGCGGCTGGATTCGCTGATGGTGCAGTTCACCTATTCCACCTCCCAACCAGGCTTCACCTATCTACTTTTTATCCTCAGCACCGTGATCGGCTTGGCCGGTTCTCTAGTGCTGTGTCGGGCATCATTTTATCAGACATTCGTCTTGTCTTTGCTACTCTGGATGGTGACATTCATATGGCTGTCATCACGGGAGTGAATCCTCTACGAAGAGCATATTTGGGTGATGTTGTGAATGACGGGGCTCTAGTTGACTTTACGGGCTGTAACCGGTGGTGGGTTGGCCTTTATGCAG GTGTTCCTGGTCGTTCATTTCACATCTGGAACAGCGAAACAGAAGAGCTAGTTTTTGTTGGAGGAATCCTAACCGATCCGGAAGCCGTAATGGGGTGGCATCTGCTAACTGAACTAACCGATCTTATTGGCCGAATTAGGGTAACAAGCCATCATTTGGCCGTGGCCTGCACTAGCCTAAGGCTCATAGTATTTGATCTCGAAAACCAAGGGCTGGTGCTAAGTGACGAAGAATACCGAAGGGGTATCACCGTGGGCTCTTTCGACTGTAACGACGACTCAGCTATGATAACTGATAGACGGGGTGCCACTAGTGTACGTCATGTGCCGGATATGGTGGTGTCGTGTCGATTAAGGGGTGCATCACAGAGGGAGATTTTGGGTTGCATAAATGGCGGGTATGGGCTAACGTGTGCAGGTGGAATCATTAGGGTTTGGGAGATACAACATGGAAATTTCCTGTACAGTTTAAGGGAAGGAATAGGGGAATGCAATGCCCTTATTGCAGATGAAAGATATGTGGCTGCTTGTTCTGCTGATGCCACAATTCATGTTTGGGATTTTGGAGTTCAATGA